The DNA region CGCGTGTACTGCCAGCCTTGCCCGCGACAATTCTGCCCGCGTGTCCCGCCACCGTTGACACCGGATACCCTGGAATGTCATCCGTGCTGATTCCCTTAGCATCTGTCAAAGTGTCCGCGTATGCACCTAAGCCTGAACCCAGAATGATGGCCACATCTGCGGTGCCCGGCAGATAGCTGGCAAGCGCTGAAATGTCCGCCTCATGCTCAGATACTCGAACACGTGCGTGCTGTCGAGCTGTCATACTATTCTTTCCGATTGCGTTTTCTGAAATCGTGCGGTGATTCAAACTCGGGCTTGGGCGAAGTTCGTGCTGCTTCCAGACACTCTTCCGCGTAACGGTCAAGTCCTTGCTTACCGTAATGTGATACGGTTTCATATGCCAATCCAGCCCGAATAATCCGTGCATTGACGTTCTCTCCGTCCGCAAGCAGATAGCCCAGCCATCTCCCGTACCGATCCGGTTGTTCAATGCGAATTACCGACAGTTTGTTAGCCTTTTCTATCTGCTGCCGAAGATA from bacterium includes:
- a CDS encoding thermonuclease family protein encodes the protein MRRQRILQVFSLGFVSLLLLLSACRHSSPDTILPFRETTVQKTDIEVKDGDTFTWRGQKVRMLGIDCAEKDSPFHNGNQEPWGSRAEEYLRQQIEKANKLSVIRIEQPDRYGRWLGYLLADGENVNARIIRAGLAYETVSHYGKQGLDRYAEECLEAARTSPKPEFESPHDFRKRNRKE